A part of Fundulus heteroclitus isolate FHET01 chromosome 23, MU-UCD_Fhet_4.1, whole genome shotgun sequence genomic DNA contains:
- the LOC105924199 gene encoding dual specificity protein phosphatase 18, giving the protein MRVSRVSARLYLSDLDSALNLGVLTGRNVTLIINASGRRDVSYPALDGLQVLHVPVQDQPHALLSPYFDPVGERIQQNRAGSTLVHCTAGRSRSPALVMAYLMRFEGLSLGQAYERVLECRPFIRPNAGFWRQLIEYERNLSGRNTVRMVSTAAGVLPEALLDLDGTKYCVNM; this is encoded by the exons CCGGCTCTACCTCAGCGATCTGGACTCGGCGCTGAACCTCGGGGTGCTGACCGGCAGGAACGTCACGCTCATCATCAACGCCAGCGGGCGCCGGGACGTCTCCTACCCGGCGCTGGACGGCCTGCAGGTCCTCCACGTCCCCGTCCAGGACCAGCCCCACGCCCTGCTGAGTCCGTACTTCGACCCGGTTGGGGAGCGGATCCAGCAGAACCGAGCTGGGTCCACTCTGGTCCACTGCACGGCGGGCCGGAGCCGCTCTCCTGCTCTGGTGATGGCTTACCTGATGAG ATTTGAAGGTCTGAGTCTGGGTCAGGCCTATGAACGGGTTCTGGAGTGCCGGCCGTTTATTCGACCCAACGCCGGGTTCTGGAGGCAGCTGATTGAGTACGAGAGGAACCTGTCGGGTCGGAACACAGTGAGGATGGTGAGTACAGCAGCTGGAGTTCTGCCTGAAGCCTTGCTGGACCTGGATGGTACCAAGTACTGTGTGAACATGTGA